A stretch of the Nitrospinaceae bacterium genome encodes the following:
- a CDS encoding glycine/betaine/sarcosine/D-proline family reductase selenoprotein B codes for MRIVHYINQFFAGIGGEEAAGAPLEERAEAVGPGRLLEQLMGDGAQVVSTLVCGDNHAVENQGEVVAAVVEKVRAAGAELFV; via the coding sequence ATGAGAATCGTTCACTATATCAATCAATTTTTCGCGGGCATCGGCGGCGAGGAGGCGGCAGGCGCTCCTTTAGAGGAGCGGGCCGAGGCCGTGGGGCCGGGTCGTTTGCTTGAGCAGTTAATGGGCGATGGTGCCCAGGTCGTGAGCACGCTCGTTTGCGGCGACAACCACGCGGTTGAGAATCAAGGCGAAGTTGTGGCCGCCGTTGTGGAAAAGGTGCGGGCTGCCGGGGCCGAGCTTTTTGT